From the genome of Rathayibacter sp. VKM Ac-2759, one region includes:
- a CDS encoding MFS transporter, with protein sequence MLHDDDDVSTITTDRGRARSRFLAAPPPAPRRSPDRIARLYPRLRRQVFVAIFLGYAGYYLVRNNVPLVATLLQEEQGFSTVDLGLLTNGVLLAYGVSKFVSAMLSDRSSARYFLPLGLALSAVANLVIGLVPAVGASVALLALVMVVNGLFQGMGWPPSGRTLVHWFSTSERGSRTALWNVAHNVGGAGSGALAAAALSSFGDWRSAFWMPALVALGVAALALVLLRDTPESEGLPPIEEYRSDPAPVSSAPGDEGTWAMLRTHVLLNPTMIGLAFANVFVYTLRYGALVWAPVYLADVRGASLGEGIAGFSLFELAGIPGTLLCGWISDRVFRGRRSPAGIAFLLAVGAAILVYWLSPIDWPLGVSLAALVAIGGLIYGPVMLIGLQALDLSPREVAGTAAGFTGLFGYVLGATLASTGVGLVVHAYGWDTTFVLILACVVAAVVLMALVGRSERSLRARASA encoded by the coding sequence ATGCTCCACGACGACGACGATGTCTCGACGATCACGACCGACCGCGGCCGGGCCCGCTCCCGATTCCTGGCCGCACCCCCGCCCGCACCCCGCAGGAGTCCCGACCGGATCGCGCGCCTCTATCCGCGCCTCCGGCGCCAGGTCTTCGTCGCGATCTTCCTCGGCTACGCCGGGTACTACCTCGTGCGCAACAACGTCCCGCTCGTCGCGACGCTGCTGCAGGAGGAGCAGGGCTTCAGCACGGTCGACCTCGGTCTGCTCACGAACGGCGTCCTGCTCGCCTACGGCGTCTCGAAGTTCGTCAGCGCGATGCTCAGCGACCGCAGCAGCGCCCGGTACTTCCTCCCGCTGGGACTCGCGCTGTCGGCCGTCGCCAACCTGGTGATCGGCCTCGTGCCGGCGGTCGGCGCCTCCGTCGCGCTGCTGGCCCTCGTCATGGTCGTGAACGGCCTCTTCCAGGGGATGGGCTGGCCTCCCAGCGGCCGCACCCTCGTGCACTGGTTCTCGACCTCCGAGCGGGGGTCGAGGACAGCGCTCTGGAACGTCGCGCACAACGTCGGCGGCGCGGGCTCGGGCGCACTGGCCGCCGCGGCGCTCTCCTCGTTCGGCGACTGGCGCTCGGCGTTCTGGATGCCCGCCCTCGTCGCCCTGGGCGTCGCCGCTCTGGCCCTCGTCCTCCTGCGCGACACCCCGGAGTCCGAGGGGCTCCCGCCGATCGAGGAGTACCGCTCCGATCCCGCGCCGGTCTCGAGTGCCCCGGGCGACGAGGGGACCTGGGCGATGCTGCGCACCCACGTGCTCCTGAACCCGACGATGATCGGGCTCGCCTTCGCCAACGTCTTCGTCTACACCCTCCGGTACGGCGCCCTCGTCTGGGCACCGGTCTACCTCGCCGACGTGCGCGGAGCGAGCCTCGGCGAGGGCATCGCCGGCTTCTCGCTGTTCGAGCTGGCGGGCATCCCCGGCACGCTGCTGTGCGGCTGGATCAGCGACCGGGTGTTCCGCGGCCGCCGCTCGCCCGCCGGCATCGCGTTCCTGCTCGCCGTCGGCGCCGCGATCCTCGTCTACTGGCTCTCGCCCATCGACTGGCCGCTCGGAGTCTCCCTCGCCGCCCTCGTGGCGATCGGCGGGCTCATCTACGGGCCGGTGATGCTGATCGGCCTGCAGGCGCTCGATCTCAGCCCCCGCGAGGTGGCGGGTACCGCGGCGGGCTTCACCGGCCTGTTCGGCTACGTCCTCGGAGCGACGCTCGCCTCGACCGGCGTCGGCCTCGTCGTCCACGCCTACGGCTGGGACACGACCTTCGTCCTGATCCTCGCGTGCGTCGTCGCCGCGGTCGTGCTGATGGCGTTGGTCGGACGCTCGGAGAGGTCCCTGCGAGCGCGCGCCTCGGCCTGA